In a single window of the Gossypium hirsutum isolate 1008001.06 chromosome A13, Gossypium_hirsutum_v2.1, whole genome shotgun sequence genome:
- the LOC121212526 gene encoding benzyl alcohol O-benzoyltransferase — MATSSTSLVLKVHRHEPELIAPAKPTPHEYKLLSDIDDQEGLRFQIPVIQFYKYNPSMQGKDPVRVIREALAQALVFYYPFAGRLREGPQRKLMVDCTGEGLMFIEADADVTLEQFGDVLQPPFPCLEELLYDVPGSTGVLNCPVILIQVTRLRCGGFIFALRLNHTMSDAAGLAQFMSAVGEMARGWLTPSIPPVWERHLLAARDPPRVTCKHREYEEVEGTIVPYDDMVHRSFFFGPTEVSALRKLVPEHFRKCSTFELLTACLWRCRTIAIQANPEEEVRIICIVNARSRFNPPLPSGYYGNAFAFPVAVAQAGKLCQNPLEYSLELVKQAKNDVTEEYMKSLADLMVIKGRPHFTVIRSYLVSDVTHARFGDADFGWGKAVYGGPAKGGVGAIPGVASFLIPVKNKKGEAGVVLPITLPARAMEIFVKELDGMLKGKPIERKPGFISSSL; from the exons ATGGCAACTTCCTCCACTTCCCTAGTGCTCAAGGTTCACCGACATGAACCTGAACTAATAGCTCCAGCTAAGCCTACCCCTCATGAATACAAACTATTATCCGACATCGATGATCAAGAAGGTCTTCGGTTCCAAATTCCGGTTATCCAATTTTACAAATACAATCCTTCCATGCAAGGAAAAGACCCTGTTAGGGTGATCAGGGAGGCACTTGCACAAGCGTTAGTGTTTTATTACCCATTTGCCGGTAGGCTAAGGGAAGGACCTCAGCGCAAGCTGATGGTGGATTGCACGGGTGAAGGTCTAATGTTTATCGAAGCGGATGCGGATGTTACGCTCGAGCAATTCGGTGATGTACTTCAACCACCATTCCCATGCTTGGAGGAGCTCCTTTATGATGTTCCGGGTTCTACTGGGGTGTTGAATTGCCCCGTAATACTTATTCAG GTAACGCGGCTTAGATGCGGTGGTTTTATCTTCGCCCTTCGCCTGAACCACACCATGAGCGATGCTGCTGGCCTAGCTCAATTCATGTCTGCTGTAGGAGAAATGGCTCGTGGTTGGCTTACCCCATCCATTCCACCAGTATGGGAAAGGCATTTGTTGGCGGCTAGAGATCCACCGAGAGTCACATGTAAGCATCGTGAGTACGAAGAAGTAGAGGGAACCATTGTCCCCTACGATGACATGGTCCATCGGTCCTTTTTCTTTGGCCCCACGGAAGTCTCAGCACTTCGCAAACTTGTTCCGGAACACTTTCGTAAGTGTTCAACATTTGAGCTATTGACTGCTTGTTTATGGCGTTGTCGAACCATCGCAATTCAAGCTAATCCCGAGGAAGAGGTACGTATTATATGCATCGTAAACGCACGTTCCAGGTTTAATCCTCCATTACCTTCGGGGTACTACGGGAATGCATTCGCGTTCCCAGTGGCAGTAGCACAAGCAGGGAAACTTTGTCAAAACCCATTAGAGTATTCATTAGAGCTGGTGAAACAAGCAAAGAATGATGTAACGGAAGAATACATGAAATCATTAGCAGATTTAATGGTGATTAAGGGTCGACCACATTTCACGGTTATTCGATCTTACCTGGTGTCGGATGTGACACATGCCCGGTTTGGCGATGCGGATTTCGGGTGGGGCAAGGCAGTTTATGGTGGTCCAGCTAAAGGTGGAGTAGGGGCAATACCTGGAGTAGCAAGTTTTTTAATACCAGTCAAGAACAAGAAAGGAGAGGCTGGAGTTGTGCTACCAATTACGTTGCCAGCCCGAGCTATGGAAATATTTGTGAAAGAATTAGATGGCATGTTAAAGGGAAAGCCAATAGAACGTAAACCCGGTTTCATTTCGTCTTCCTTGTAA